The Cherax quadricarinatus isolate ZL_2023a unplaced genomic scaffold, ASM3850222v1 Contig3417, whole genome shotgun sequence genome contains a region encoding:
- the LOC138851008 gene encoding uncharacterized protein has product MADNFDETAAGSSFWKRLKQLPIVEDSLALYQSAQTYKSVAVVANVADSSIQTASKIFPMTTLLRPVGGWQAINQWACQGLDKVQAWAPIISKPTTEAMGDVKGKLLKVVARDKPAESITDALVIRAEEAVMLLNDYSGGRIAVNFATILVDNANTFVDAFLPPVEGELKELDSAAETLVPKASALALKTSLRIYRTLHTFVHPDASCMDFSTIHLMKFLLSSAKQWYTAALELPSAVTGKFSLILAIHPTERITVYLSYLSNAIRRSSAAEIRTYAHDVAVKLESMLKALVVIIGDWMKTAIENQRVLAEHSPKRVLAASKTESPEMELSPMASVTDITSSNGIKEEQMVV; this is encoded by the exons ATGGCTGATAACTTCGATGAAACGGCTGCTGGGAGCTCTTTCTGGAAGAGACTGAAGCAACTTCCAATTGTTGAAGATTCACTCGCTTTGTACCAAAGTGCACAG ACCTACAAAAGTGTAGCAGTGGTTGCAAATGTGGCTGACAGCAGTATACAAACAGCCTCTAAAATATTTCCCATGACAACATTGCTGCGTCCTGTAGGTGGATGGCAAGCTATAAACCAGTGGGCTTGCCAGGGACTAGATAAAGTGCAAGCTTGGGCACCCATTATCTCCAAGCCTACTACAGAG GCAATGGGAGACGTTAAAGGAAAGCTACTGAAGGTAGTAGCTAGAGATAAACCTGCTGAATCTATAACAGATGCTCTAGTTATCAGAGCTGAAGAAGCT GTTATGCTGCTGAACGACTACAGTGGTGGACGTATAGCTGTGAACTTTGCTACTATTTTAGTAGACAATGCCAACACCTTCGTTGACGCTTTCCTTCCCCCAGTCGAAGGAGAATTGAAAGAATTGG ACTCTGCTGCTGAAACTTTGGTACCAAAGGCTTCAGCTCTGGCACTAAAAACTAGTCTGCGAATCTACCGCACTCTCCACACTTTCGTGCATCCTGATGCTAGCTGTATGGATTTTTCAACTATCCACCTC ATGAAGTTCTTACTTTCCTCTGCTAAACAATGGTATACAGCCGCTTTAGAACTTCCCTCTGCAGTAACTGGCAAATTCAGTCTCATTCTGGCTATCCATCCAACGGAAAGGATTACTGTTTACCTCAGTTATTTGAGTAATGCAATTCGCCGTTCATCAGCAGCTGAAATACGTACCTATGCTCACGACGTTGCTGTTAAACTTGAATCCATGTTGAAAGCTCTCGTGGTTATCATTGGAGATTGGATGAAGACTGCAATAGAGAATCAGAGG GTTCTCGCTGAACACTCTCCTAAAAGAGTCCTAGCAGCCTCTAAAACGGAATCTCCTGAAATGGAGCTGTCGCCAATGGCCTCTGTTACAGACATTACTTCTAGTAATGGAATTAAGGAAGAACAAATGGTTGTGTAA